The following is a genomic window from Prevotella sp. E13-17.
CAACAGCCTTCCAGGTGACTTCTTGTTCGGATGATGATTTCACAGCCACGATCTTCGACACGAACGACTATCCCCTGGACCGCAACCTTTACACGTTCCCGCTGGATACCTTCGTGAAGGTCAACTTTCTGGAGCCTTACAATATGCGCTTCGTCTATAAGATGGAGTACATTGCTTCGGACAAGGACAAGAACCTGACACCGGCTTCTTACGACAAGAGTTGTCAGTTGGCCGTGCTGACCAAATACCTGTGGCACGATGTCTATAAGGATGTGGCAGCCGAGCACGACATCTTCTTGAAGAAGTTCAGTCCCCGCATTATCCATGTCATCGGTTCCAAGAACCTGAACACCTCGTCGGGTACTGAGACCCTCGGTGTGACTGAGGGCAATACCAAGGTGACGCTCTATCGCACCAACCTGCTGAACCCTGACGATATTGCTGACATGAACGAGTACTTCTTTGAGACCATGCACCATGAGTTTGGTCATATCCTGGACAACAACTCGCTGCATCCCACACCGTTCAACGTGCTGAGCAACGGCCGTTATAATGCTGCCGGATGGAATGACACACCCGACTCTGTGGCTGCTGCTCAGGGCTTCATCAGCAGCTATGCCTCGATGTCGTACACCGAGGACTGGGTGGAGACCTTTGCCCGCTACGTCACCCGCGACTCTGTCAGCCTGGAACGTATGTTCAACACTGCCGACTACGAGTGGGAGGTGGTGGACCTCAAAGATAAGAATAACGACCTCGAGGTGGATAGTGCCGACTATTTCTCACAGCTGACGGGTACGTTCGATATCGACACCATTGGCTATTTCAAGGGCGATGAGTCGGGTAAGGGTGAGCACAAAGTGTATCGTCGTGTGTGTCAGCGCGATGCCGACGACCATGTCGTTCTCGATGCAAACGGCCAAGTGCAGTGGGTAGCCAACTTAGCCGGCGCACGCAATATCATCAACGAGAAGATCAAGTACGTACGCGACTATATGAAGACAGAGTATGGCGTTGACATCGACGAGCTGCGCCGCAAGATACAGTCCAAGCAGTTCCGTGTGGATGACAATGGTAAATACCTGACCAAGGTGTCGCCCGTTTTGGCCTACAGTGGTGGTGCCGTCTATGTGTTGCGCCAGAATGAAGAACAGCTGAATGCCATCACCTATCGCGATCCGTTAACAGGTAAGACTCAGCTTGAACAGCTTCTTGAGGAGCTCAACGAGTATAAGAAATTGCAGACAAAATAATAGAAAGGAGGAGATAACGCTATATGAACAAGAAATTATATCCAGTAATACTACTGTTTGCTTCCGTGTTTGTGCTGGCATCATGTGTCAGCGAAGAAGACGACATCTTCGATCAGTCTGCTGCAGAGCGCCTGAATGCGGTCAGTAAGGTCTATATAGATCGCCTGTGCGACAGCCCCGGTGGATGGGTCATGGAGTATTATCCCTATACCGACAACGAAGATATGAACACGGGTGTGGGCTATCTCATCATGAACCGATTCCACAAGAATCAGTCTGTTTACACGCTGATGAAGAACAAGGCCACACGCAACACCGTGATGAACGACTCGTCTGCTTGGGAGGTTATCACCGACATGGGTCCCGTGCTGACATACAACAGCTATAATAAGTGCCTTGGTCGCTTCACCGATCCCTACGACGACTATATCCTCACTCCTGGAACCTACGACGATGAGTCGGGTAAAGGACTGCAGGGCGACTATGAGTTTGTGATGGTCGATGTGCCCGAAGGTGGCAATCATATCATGTTGAAGGGTAAAAAGCGCGGTGTCTATCAGCGTCTGACACGTGTGCCTGTCGGGACCGACTTTGAACAGTACATCGACGACATGAACAAGTTCAGAAATGCCTACTTCCAGTCGGGTGCCCGTTGGGAATACACCATCAAGGACCATGGCAACGCCTATCGCATGGATCGCGTGAATGGTGGTCGTCCTCGTGTCTATCCCGAAGGAAAAGACTCTACAGCCTATGGCTGGTATAATCCCTATCTGATCACCTATTATAACAATCAATACCACTTCCGTTTCAAGGACACGGTGATGGTGGATGGTAACCAGATGGAACAAGAGTATGCCTACGATGCAGATGCCGATAAGTTCATTGGCGTGTCGAATGCCGAGAACACACTCGAAGGTCCTGTTCCCGTAACTTACTTCTTGGAGAACCTGACAGCTAAGATAGCACGTCGCTGGGAAATGTCTAAGGCCGAAGCCGATCTGTCAGACGAAGTCAAATCGCTTCGTGAGGCAGTGGTAAGTGACTTCAAGGCCATTGGCTGTACCTTCAATTCGTTCAGTTTCATGATAAAAGGGGGAAAGACAGTTTTACGTGTGCAGTTCCGTCAGAAGACATCAAGCTATTCTTGGAACTATGTCTTTGATATGACGCAGGAAGGTGACAATGTCGTGTTGAAGTATGTCGAAGGAGAAGACGAGACGTCCTCGAAGAACATAGAGATGGTACCTTCGCTGAAGACGTTCGTAGATATGTTGTCTCAGACCTTTACTGTCTCTGCCAACACCACTCGTTTCAATCCCAGTAAACTTGTTTTGACCTCGTCAGATTCTAAATATAGACTATTATTTACATTGTATAACTAAATTTTAAAAGATTATGAAAAAGCTTTTACTCTTTGCCGCTCTTGCTATGACGGCTATGGCAGCAGATGCTCAGGCCCTGTCAGAAAAGAAAGTAAAGATGCCTGCACTTTCAGAACGCATTTCAATGATGGCAGCTCAGCGCCCACTGGTTAAACGCTCAGAAAGCGAGAAAGCTGCAAGACGTTCTATCGAGACAGGTGTTTACTATAAGCGTCCAAAGGGACTGATGTATTGTTGTGCCACAGAAGAAAGCCAACTCTATCCTCAGACCTTTTTGGTGACGAATCCTTTTCTGACTCCAGTATTTGTTCCTGTTGTTGCCAATTCGGCAGATTATACTTGGCATTTGAATGTGCTGGGTAAGGATGGTAAAGCTACTTTCTGCCAAGATTTGAGCTCTCCGGAATTGGGATTGGTAGATCCACAGACTGGTGAACTTCCTTTTGGTATTGAAGTTGGCTCGTCATACCCTCTTCCTACACTTGTGACGGCTAAGGACTCATTCACCATTGGACATACACCATGGGATGAAGAAAATGGTGTCGGCAATTATTACTGGGGCAACAATAAAAATTATATATCTCGTCTTAAGTCAGACTCAATTGCGCCTCATGGATTTCATGACGACCACTCTGGTTCGTTTGCTTATTGGGGACTGATTACGCCAAAAGTAAGTATCTATAATGCTAATTGGAAAGAAGATTATACTTATCTGTTTGGTACCGGCACTTGCTATTTAGACAATGATGACAAGCTCGATTCTTTGGCTACTTCTGTTGGTGCTCGGCAATATTTCGAGAAGCCCCAGTCTCCTCTCTATGTAGAAAATGTGTTTATCAACGCAATGACTTTTGCCGACAAGCCCATTGTTGGTGAAGCCAAACTCGTGATGACCATCACCAATGCTGAGTATGATGAGGAGACGCAAAGCCATTATGCAGGCAAGAAGGTGATTGCCACCTTGGAGTGTACGGCTGAGGATATTGAGAATATGAGTGAGCCAGAAGATCTTAATGATGGAAAACTCACAGAATTTGTGTTGAAGTTCAAGCAGAAGAAGGAGTCATTGCTTGGCGTCAGCGAAGAGGCATTTGTCATTGACGAGCCATTCGTAGTTACAATCACAGGTTTTGAACAGGAAGGTGTTGACATCAATTTGAGAGGCATTACAAATCCTTCTGAAGACGAGTTGGAATCTGCCACTATGTTGTTGACATACGATAGTAAGACGACTGGTCTTAGTTATCGAGGTGCAGTGGCACTGCCATTGGTGTTCAACTCTTGTTTCGACCATGCAGAACCTTGGGCTACAGCTTCTGCAGGTGAGGTAGATCTGACCGACTTTAACGTGCTTTTGGTTTCTGCCGATGGCACAACCGTTAGCAACAAAGGTTATAATGATGCAAACTACACCTTCATAAGTACCGCTTTCAGTTGGTTTAATACAGATGGCGACGAGAACTACTTCGTGTTGGACGAGAATCAGAATGAGGCCCCAGAATGGATTACTTCTTTTGATGTGACGAGTCTATATGATGAACAATATGGTGTTTACGATGGTCGTACAAAGCTTTCTGTAGCATGTGAAGCTCTTCCTGATGGTGTTACAGGTCGTTATGCTTTACTTTTCGTCTATGGTCGCGGCTATACATCAAAGACTCCTTTGATAGTTGTTCAGGGCAAGGTTGACAATCTTGATCAGCTCATTGCCACCCTTGGCATAGAGAACACCGGTGTGAAGCCTGTTTCTTCAAAGAAGTTCTACAACCTGATGGGTCGGCAGACCACCAAGGCTGCTAAGGGCATCGTGATTAACGATGGCAAGAAGTTCTTCGTGAAGTAAGCATGAAAGCAAAAAGAGGTGCGGTACCTGCTCTTGGTAGTCTTATTTGAAATAAGACATACTGTCATGCACAGGTTTTCAACCGCCAAACACATCATAAAGTTACGCTTTTCTTTTGGGAAAGCGTAACTTTTTTTGTCCTCATGTTTGGATGTCGATTTTTTGTGTTACCTTTGCATCCAAATAAAGACTACTTTGAACAGATGAAAAAACATCTTATTCTATTATTGATTTTTTGTTTGCTGAGCGCTGGAAGCGCTATGGCTGTGCCTGCCTGTCCAGGTGTCAGCAAGGCCACTCAGCCCGATGGAACCACCATCAGCATTCGTCTGCATGGCGATGAGTATATGCACTATTACACCACCGAGGATGGCTATTCGTTGGTGAAAGACGCTAAGGGCTTTTTCGTCTATGCCCAGCTGATCGACGGTGTGCTGGTCCCCACCACCATGCGCGCTCATGACCAGTTGCTGCGCACTGCGCAAGAGCAGGCCTATCTTGCCGGTGTGAAGAAGCATTTGATGCCTCGGCTGACTGCAGACCGTGCCCAGGAGAAAGCAGCCGAGCAGCAACGTCGTGCCAAAGCCTGTCGGAAAGCTCAGATGAGCCGCGGTTACTACGACTATTCCTCTTTTCGAGGACTGATTATCCTGGTGGACTTCAACGACCG
Proteins encoded in this region:
- a CDS encoding DUF4302 domain-containing protein, with protein sequence MNKKLYPVILLFASVFVLASCVSEEDDIFDQSAAERLNAVSKVYIDRLCDSPGGWVMEYYPYTDNEDMNTGVGYLIMNRFHKNQSVYTLMKNKATRNTVMNDSSAWEVITDMGPVLTYNSYNKCLGRFTDPYDDYILTPGTYDDESGKGLQGDYEFVMVDVPEGGNHIMLKGKKRGVYQRLTRVPVGTDFEQYIDDMNKFRNAYFQSGARWEYTIKDHGNAYRMDRVNGGRPRVYPEGKDSTAYGWYNPYLITYYNNQYHFRFKDTVMVDGNQMEQEYAYDADADKFIGVSNAENTLEGPVPVTYFLENLTAKIARRWEMSKAEADLSDEVKSLREAVVSDFKAIGCTFNSFSFMIKGGKTVLRVQFRQKTSSYSWNYVFDMTQEGDNVVLKYVEGEDETSSKNIEMVPSLKTFVDMLSQTFTVSANTTRFNPSKLVLTSSDSKYRLLFTLYN
- a CDS encoding substrate import-associated zinc metallohydrolase lipoprotein, with translation MKKKTINILMLLAVMATAFQVTSCSDDDFTATIFDTNDYPLDRNLYTFPLDTFVKVNFLEPYNMRFVYKMEYIASDKDKNLTPASYDKSCQLAVLTKYLWHDVYKDVAAEHDIFLKKFSPRIIHVIGSKNLNTSSGTETLGVTEGNTKVTLYRTNLLNPDDIADMNEYFFETMHHEFGHILDNNSLHPTPFNVLSNGRYNAAGWNDTPDSVAAAQGFISSYASMSYTEDWVETFARYVTRDSVSLERMFNTADYEWEVVDLKDKNNDLEVDSADYFSQLTGTFDIDTIGYFKGDESGKGEHKVYRRVCQRDADDHVVLDANGQVQWVANLAGARNIINEKIKYVRDYMKTEYGVDIDELRRKIQSKQFRVDDNGKYLTKVSPVLAYSGGAVYVLRQNEEQLNAITYRDPLTGKTQLEQLLEELNEYKKLQTK